A single genomic interval of Macadamia integrifolia cultivar HAES 741 chromosome 6, SCU_Mint_v3, whole genome shotgun sequence harbors:
- the LOC122081879 gene encoding serine/threonine-protein phosphatase PP1 produces MTMDESLLDDIIRRLLEAKNGRTPKQAQLTEAEIRQLCVTSKEIFINQPNLLELEAPIKICGDIHGQYSDLLRLFEYGGFPPEANYLFLGDYVDRGKQSIETICLLLAYKIKYQENFFLLRGNHECASINRIYGFYDECKRRFNVRIWKTFTDCFNCLPVAALIDEKILCMHGGLSPELKNLDQIRNIARPIDVPDQGLLCDLLWADPDKDIQGWGENDRGVSYTFGPDKVAEFLQKHDLDLICRAHQVVEDGYEFFAKRQLVTIFSAPNYCGEFDNAGAMMSVDDSLTCSFQILKPSDKKGKAGFGNMLRPGTPPHKGGKG; encoded by the exons ATGACTATGGATGAGAGCTTGTTGGACGATATCATACGGAGGCTTCTTGAAGCTAAGAACGGCCGGACGCCAAAGCAGGCCCAGCTCACGGAGGCGGAGATTCGTCAGCTTTGCGTCACTTCGAAGGAGATCTTCATCAATCAGCCTAATCTCCTCGAGCTTGAAGCTCCAATTAAGATCTGCG GAGATATTCATGGCCAATATTCTGATCTTCTCCGGCTTTTTGAGTATGGGGGTTTCCCACCTGAGGCAAACTATTTGTTCTTGGGGGACTATGTAGACCGTGGTAAGCAGAGCATTGAGACAATTTGTCTCCTCCTAGCATACAAGATCAAATACCAGGAGAACTTCTTTCTTCTCAGAGGCAACCATGAATGTGCTTCCATCAACCGTATATATGGCTTCTATGATGAGTGCAAAAGGAGATTTAACGTCCGTATCTGGAAGACATTTACAGACTGCTTTAATTGCCTGCCAGTGGCTGCTCTTATTGATGAGAAAATCCTTTGCATGCATGGTGGATTGTCTCCTGAGTTGAAAAATTTAGATCAGATTCGTAATATTGCTCGCCCCATTGATGTTCCAGATCAGGGCCTTCTCTGTGATCTTCTCTGGGCTGATCCAGATAAAGATATTCAAGGCTGGGGTGAGAATGACAGAGGTGTTTCTTACACATTTGGGCCTGACAAGGTTGCTGAATTCCTTCAGAAACATGACCTTGATCTGATCTGCCGAGCTCACCAG GTTGTGGAAGATGGTTATGAGTTCTTTGCAAAACGACAACTGGTGACCATTTTCTCAGCTCCAAACTATTGTGGGGAGTTTGACAATGCTGGTGCAATGATGAGTGTGGATGATTCATTGACATGTTCCTTTCAGATCCTTAAGCCTTCTGATAAGAAAGGGAAAGCAGGATTTGGCAACATGTTGAGGCCTGGAACACCACCACATAAG GGCGGAAAGGGTTAA
- the LOC122081880 gene encoding late embryogenesis abundant protein Lea14-A-like isoform X2, with amino-acid sequence MAEFLDKAKNFVADKIANIKKPEASIDDVGFKSVTRDSAIFNSKVSVTNPYSHSIPICEVSYTLKSGNREILSGTMPDPGSLEENKTTMLEVPMKVPYSILMDLARDIGKDWDIDYELILGLTFDLPVFGNITIPISKKGELKLPTFSDLF; translated from the exons ATGGCTGAGTTTCTGGATAAGGCGAAGAATTTCGTAGCAGATAAGATCGCAAACATAAAGAAACCAGAAGCGTCGATAGACGACGTTGGTTTCAAGAGCGTTACTCGTGATTCCGCCATTTTCAATTCGAAGGTCTCTGTAACAAACCCCTACAGCCACTCCATACCAATTTGCGAGGTCTCTTATACCCTCAAAAGTGGTAACAG AGAGATATTGTCGGGGACGATGCCTGATCCGGGATCACTGGAGGAGAACAAGACGACGATGCTGGAAGTGCCGATGAAGGTACCGTACTCGATACTGATGGATTTGGCGAGGGATATAGGGAAGGATTGGGACATTGATTACGAGCTGATATTAGGTCTCACCTTCGACTTGCCCGTCTTCGGTAATATTACGATCCCTATCTCCAAGAAGGGGGAACTGAAGCTTCCTACCTTCTCTGACCTCTTCTAG
- the LOC122082259 gene encoding uncharacterized protein LOC122082259, with protein MITQPKPLPLPPPPPLSNSGPSTTLTEDAESNSEDVFVVADEFEDQLNHSKALSLAGLVLVGKPYRKQAITEALISAWNTSHPVIVSPIKNHTYLFRFEHAMDVQNVLTNAPWSVAGNLLILERWKPARDWSFAYTDIWVQFHEILEELQDYKLVSRLVMKVGDVSRLMDITGVRSGKRLQYFKARLKLDVRKPLKDTIQIRRRSGEKHSVDLRYERLPLFYYYCGLIGHNERCCQTLFEDEQKHKLTHQCPHGTCPSFTYCHFQPYLRCPTPDARLLE; from the coding sequence ATGATAACACAACCAAAACCTTTGCCtctaccaccacctccacccTTATCCAATTCTGGACCATCTACCACTTTGACAGAAGATGCTGAATCGAACAGTGAGGATGTCTTTGTTGTAGCTGATGAGTTTGAAGACCAACTAAACCACTCTAAAGCTTTATCCCTTGCTGGTCTTGTCTTAGTTGGAAAGCCGTATAGAAAACAAGCCATTACAGAGGCTTTGATATCAGCTTGGAACACCAGCCATCCCGTCATTGTCTCTCCCATCAAGAATCATACATATCTCTTTCGATTTGAACATGCAATGGACGTTCAGAATGTGCTCACTAATGCTCCTTGGTCAGTGGCGGGAAATTTGCTTATCCTGGAACGATGGAAGCCAGCCCGAGATTGGTCTTTTGCATATACTGATATTTGGGTCCAATTTCATGAAATCCTTGAAGAGTTGCAGGATTACAAATTGGTTTCCCGTTTGGTGATGAAAGTTGGAGATGTTTCCAGATTAATGGACATTACTGGGGTTCGATCAGGCAAGCGTCTTCAATACTTCAAAGCTCGTCTTAAACTTGATGTTCGTAAGCCATTGAAAGACACTATACAAATCCGTAGACGCAGTGGGGAGAAACACTCAGTTGATTTAAGGTATGAACGTCTACCATTGTTCTATTATTATTGTGGTCTCATTGGCCACAATGAACGGTGTTGCCAGACCTTATTCGAAGATGAGCAGAAGCATAAGCTTACACACCAATGTCCTCATGGTACTTGTCCATCCTTCACCTACTGCCACTTCCAACCTTATTTGAGATGCCCTACACCAGATGCAAGATTGTTGGAGTAG
- the LOC122081880 gene encoding late embryogenesis abundant protein Lea14-A-like isoform X1 — MAEFLDKAKNFVADKIANIKKPEASIDDVGFKSVTRDSAIFNSKVSVTNPYSHSIPICEVSYTLKSGNSREILSGTMPDPGSLEENKTTMLEVPMKVPYSILMDLARDIGKDWDIDYELILGLTFDLPVFGNITIPISKKGELKLPTFSDLF, encoded by the exons ATGGCTGAGTTTCTGGATAAGGCGAAGAATTTCGTAGCAGATAAGATCGCAAACATAAAGAAACCAGAAGCGTCGATAGACGACGTTGGTTTCAAGAGCGTTACTCGTGATTCCGCCATTTTCAATTCGAAGGTCTCTGTAACAAACCCCTACAGCCACTCCATACCAATTTGCGAGGTCTCTTATACCCTCAAAAGTGGTAACAG CAGAGAGATATTGTCGGGGACGATGCCTGATCCGGGATCACTGGAGGAGAACAAGACGACGATGCTGGAAGTGCCGATGAAGGTACCGTACTCGATACTGATGGATTTGGCGAGGGATATAGGGAAGGATTGGGACATTGATTACGAGCTGATATTAGGTCTCACCTTCGACTTGCCCGTCTTCGGTAATATTACGATCCCTATCTCCAAGAAGGGGGAACTGAAGCTTCCTACCTTCTCTGACCTCTTCTAG